In the Actinomycetota bacterium genome, one interval contains:
- a CDS encoding 50S ribosomal protein L32, which translates to MAVPKRKTSRSNTRHRRSAWKTTAANLATCDRCRAPKLQHTACTTCGTYDKRQVLSV; encoded by the coding sequence GTGGCCGTTCCAAAGCGTAAGACTTCACGCAGCAACACACGTCATCGTCGTTCTGCATGGAAGACCACAGCAGCAAATCTTGCTACCTGTGATCGTTGCCGTGCACCTAAGTTGCAGCACACCGCTTGCACAACTTGTGGCACCTACGACAAGCGTCAGGTTCTCAGCGTCTAA
- a CDS encoding DUF177 domain-containing protein, whose product MTSLDPHVPLVLDVRDLGRRAGAMKTKTFNVTLVEELGIGVISVAQDSEVEFDLRLESVMEGVLVTGTALVTVTGECSRCLEPLSYDLEVDLQELYEYPDTDHRGRVVEDELDNEDVLKVEDDLIDLEPLLRDAVVLALPIQPLCKSDCLGLCVECGQNLNEQPEHQHEITDPRWSALADLTRPEPRSQD is encoded by the coding sequence ATGACTTCATTAGACCCACATGTTCCCTTAGTACTAGACGTTCGTGATTTGGGTCGCCGAGCTGGAGCAATGAAAACCAAGACTTTTAATGTGACTTTGGTTGAGGAATTGGGAATTGGCGTAATAAGCGTGGCTCAAGATTCGGAAGTTGAATTCGACCTTCGGCTGGAGTCGGTAATGGAAGGTGTGCTTGTAACTGGCACTGCTCTAGTGACAGTGACCGGTGAATGTTCGCGATGCCTCGAGCCACTTTCATACGATTTAGAAGTTGATCTGCAGGAACTCTATGAGTACCCAGATACCGATCATCGTGGCCGGGTAGTTGAGGACGAGTTAGATAACGAAGATGTTCTCAAAGTCGAGGACGATTTAATCGATCTCGAGCCGTTACTGCGTGATGCGGTAGTTCTAGCCCTGCCAATCCAGCCACTTTGTAAGTCTGACTGCCTTGGCCTCTGTGTCGAATGTGGCCAGAATCTCAATGAACAGCCCGAACATCAGCATGAAATTACAGATCCGAGGTGGTCTGCACTTGCCGATTTGACCAGACCCGAGCCTAGAAGCCAAGATTAG
- a CDS encoding pantetheine-phosphate adenylyltransferase, translating into MRKAVCPGSFDPVTNGHLDVFARAADQFDHVTVAVLINSTKSGLFSIDERVAMLRECTADYSNIVVDTFEGLLADYCANHDIKAIVKGLRAVSDFDYELQMAQMNSTLGVDTFFVATNPEFSFLSSSLIKEVAKFNGDVSGLVPVAVQEALKNKFTAQA; encoded by the coding sequence ATGCGTAAAGCAGTTTGTCCGGGGTCATTTGACCCGGTAACAAATGGACACCTTGATGTATTCGCTCGCGCAGCCGATCAGTTTGATCACGTCACTGTTGCAGTCTTGATTAATAGCACTAAGTCTGGCTTGTTCTCAATTGATGAACGAGTAGCAATGCTTCGCGAATGCACCGCGGATTATTCAAACATTGTTGTGGATACCTTCGAAGGACTTTTGGCTGATTACTGCGCTAATCACGATATCAAAGCAATCGTTAAAGGACTACGAGCCGTTTCGGATTTTGATTACGAACTACAAATGGCGCAGATGAATTCAACACTTGGCGTTGATACATTTTTCGTGGCGACGAATCCTGAATTCAGCTTTCTTTCCTCAAGCTTGATTAAAGAAGTCGCCAAATTTAATGGTGATGTTTCAGGCTTGGTGCCAGTAGCTGTCCAAGAGGCACTAAAAAATAAATTCACCGCTCAGGCGTAG
- the rsmD gene encoding 16S rRNA (guanine(966)-N(2))-methyltransferase RsmD: MTRIISGRHKGRRLIVPASVTRPTSSRVREAVFSTVQHALGDFAGTKVLDLYAGSGAMGLEAMSRGALQCTFIEKDASAADCIAANIKELNQERAVISKVDVSVSTSNPPNSGPYDLVFLDPPYALPNSALVDVISGLANNKWLSQEAFIVVERSAKSTLAWPDSIHEYAQKSYGDTGIWYGVYAPDRVEV, from the coding sequence ATGACACGAATTATTAGCGGGCGACACAAAGGCCGAAGGTTGATTGTCCCGGCATCTGTTACCCGACCAACATCAAGTCGAGTTCGGGAAGCGGTATTTTCAACGGTGCAGCACGCACTTGGTGACTTTGCCGGAACAAAGGTGCTCGATTTGTATGCGGGCTCTGGTGCGATGGGCCTTGAAGCAATGTCGCGCGGTGCGCTGCAGTGCACATTTATTGAAAAGGACGCTTCTGCTGCAGATTGCATAGCGGCAAATATTAAGGAGTTGAATCAAGAGCGAGCGGTAATCAGCAAAGTGGATGTTTCGGTCTCCACTTCAAATCCGCCAAATTCTGGGCCTTATGACCTAGTTTTTTTAGATCCGCCTTATGCATTGCCAAACTCGGCATTGGTTGATGTGATTTCAGGTTTAGCCAACAACAAATGGCTTTCCCAAGAGGCATTCATAGTTGTTGAGCGCAGTGCTAAGTCGACACTGGCTTGGCCGGATTCAATACATGAATACGCGCAAAAAAGTTATGGCGATACGGGAATTTGGTATGGAGTCTATGCACCTGACAGAGTAGAGGTGTAG
- the recG gene encoding ATP-dependent DNA helicase RecG, with translation MTELAEPLSTVIGAKTADLLNSEFGMNTVEDLLRHYPRRYEQRGALTNLNSLEIGEHVTVQAEVVTFKSLRNQSKPGNRQEVVISDGTGQLTLMFFNQHWREKELTPGKRGLFAGQVSVFNNKRQLTHPDYELLGEFTQISADDYAEQFLPVYSATKKLPTWTIARCVESVLLKLGDLDEPLPEDVLVAHDLLDLKTSLKAIHKPTSTAELEQAKLRLKWDEALALQIILAQQRYEDAKWPAIARTPKVGGLLDSFDQSLPFSLTQGQVEVAETLAAELATGHPMHRLLQGEVGSGKTVIAVRAMLTVVDSGGQAALLAPTEVLAMQHYRAVTNLLGPLARAGELGAAEGATGVTLLTGSLNTAQRRKALLDITSGQAGIVIGTHALLEDRVDFFDLGLVVIDEQHRFGVEQRATLVSKAGTERRPHVLVMTATPIPRTVAMTAFGALAVSTLTELPKGRQPITTHVVAAAEKPAHLERAWQRIREEVTQGHQVYIVVPRIASQQDKDAEAKSRPAVALEDLFNELTTGPLADLRVGALHGQMSPADKDAVMQRFTAGPSSPDGIEVLISTTVIEVGVDVPNATTMVIMDADRFGISQLHQLRGRVGRGSLPGLCLLVTESSQYSPARARLAAVASTTDGFELAALDLEQRREGDVLGREQSGVHSSLKLVSIIADAPLLEQARELAQAIVQTDPNLENQPALARAVTALVASRAEFVKKS, from the coding sequence ACTTTTAAGTCTCTGCGGAATCAATCAAAGCCTGGTAATCGCCAGGAAGTTGTCATTAGTGATGGAACGGGTCAACTGACGTTAATGTTTTTCAACCAGCATTGGCGAGAAAAAGAGCTGACTCCGGGCAAACGCGGGTTGTTTGCCGGCCAAGTTTCGGTCTTCAATAACAAGCGTCAATTGACCCACCCTGATTACGAGCTATTAGGTGAATTTACCCAGATTTCGGCCGATGATTACGCAGAGCAATTCTTGCCGGTTTATTCGGCAACAAAAAAACTGCCAACCTGGACCATTGCTCGATGTGTCGAGTCAGTTTTGCTCAAACTAGGCGACCTAGACGAACCGTTGCCTGAAGATGTGTTAGTTGCTCACGATCTACTTGATCTGAAAACGAGTCTCAAGGCAATTCATAAACCAACAAGTACTGCAGAGTTGGAGCAGGCGAAGCTGCGCCTCAAATGGGATGAAGCGCTAGCTTTGCAAATCATTTTGGCGCAACAAAGGTATGAAGATGCCAAGTGGCCAGCAATAGCCAGAACTCCAAAAGTTGGCGGATTGCTTGATTCATTTGACCAAAGTTTGCCATTCTCATTAACCCAAGGTCAGGTTGAAGTGGCAGAGACGTTAGCTGCTGAACTTGCAACTGGCCATCCAATGCACAGACTTCTCCAGGGTGAAGTCGGTAGTGGGAAGACCGTTATTGCTGTTCGAGCAATGCTCACTGTGGTAGATAGCGGGGGACAGGCGGCTCTACTTGCGCCAACAGAAGTATTGGCAATGCAACATTATCGGGCCGTCACTAACTTACTTGGACCGCTTGCAAGGGCAGGCGAACTCGGGGCTGCCGAAGGCGCAACCGGAGTAACTTTGCTCACGGGATCGTTAAATACCGCGCAACGACGCAAAGCTCTGCTGGATATCACGAGCGGCCAAGCAGGCATCGTCATTGGTACTCATGCACTATTAGAAGACCGAGTAGATTTTTTTGACTTGGGCCTTGTCGTCATTGACGAACAACATCGATTTGGCGTTGAGCAACGGGCCACCCTAGTTTCTAAAGCTGGAACCGAACGCAGGCCACATGTCTTAGTAATGACCGCAACACCAATTCCGCGCACTGTTGCAATGACGGCCTTTGGCGCTCTAGCCGTCTCCACTTTGACCGAACTACCTAAAGGTCGTCAGCCAATAACCACTCACGTAGTTGCGGCGGCAGAGAAACCCGCACACTTAGAGCGAGCTTGGCAACGAATCCGCGAGGAAGTGACTCAGGGCCATCAGGTTTATATCGTTGTGCCGCGCATCGCCAGTCAGCAGGACAAGGACGCTGAAGCTAAAAGTCGCCCTGCCGTTGCTTTGGAAGATCTATTTAACGAACTAACTACAGGACCGCTTGCAGATTTGCGCGTTGGCGCCTTGCATGGACAAATGTCGCCGGCCGATAAAGATGCAGTGATGCAGCGATTTACTGCTGGACCGAGCAGTCCAGATGGAATTGAAGTCCTGATTTCAACCACTGTTATTGAAGTTGGTGTCGATGTCCCCAATGCAACAACAATGGTGATTATGGATGCAGATCGATTTGGTATTAGCCAATTACATCAATTGCGCGGTCGTGTTGGTCGTGGCTCTCTACCTGGCCTTTGCCTATTAGTTACTGAATCAAGTCAGTACAGTCCAGCTCGAGCGCGGCTTGCTGCTGTAGCATCCACCACAGATGGATTTGAATTAGCAGCGCTTGATTTAGAGCAACGTCGCGAGGGTGATGTGCTGGGTCGTGAGCAATCAGGTGTGCATTCCAGTTTGAAATTAGTGAGCATCATCGCAGATGCCCCATTGCTAGAACAAGCTCGTGAACTGGCCCAAGCGATAGTGCAGACCGATCCAAACTTGGAAAACCAACCAGCACTAGCTCGAGCAGTAACTGCATTAGTTGCGAGCCGTGCGGAGTTTGTGAAGAAATCATGA